In Subdoligranulum variabile, the genomic stretch GACCACAGAAAAAATGAAGTCATTTTCCGCATAGGGCAGCCACTGGTGCTTCTGAACACTGTTGCCGATACCCACGCCAAACAAGCCACCAGTGCAGATGGCGTAGACACTCTGACGGGTCTGCCACAACATGTTCGTGGTATCTGTCGGCGTAAGGCCCCACACGCCGCCCAGACGCTCGGCGGCATAGCCGCCGCTGGACTGCAGATAGTTGTAAAACGCAAGACCTCCGGCCGCTGCCACACCGCCGGCCGCAAACAGCCAGACACCGCCGCCGCCCGCGCAGAGCAGCATGGTGGCAAAGATGGCGCACATCAGCAGCATGGCGGAGTTGTGGGGTTCCAGACGCAGGAGAATCAGCACCGGAATCAACGGCAATGCCGGCAGAATAATCCCATAGATAGGATTTTTGATTTGATTTTTATGTTTGTCCAGGGCGTCTGCTGTCCCCAGAATGATGGCGAACTTGGCCATTTCCGAGGGCTGCAGAGACATTCCCCCCGGGAAATACACCCAACGATAACAGCCGTTGCTGTCACTGGGCATGAACAGCGCCACAATCAGCAGCACCAGGGTCACGAAATAAAAAGTCTCGTTCAGATACCGCAGTGCGCGATAGTTGATGCGCGACATAAAAAGCATCGCAGCAAAACCTACCACTGCCACGATGGCCTGCGGCTTGATGAAATGATAAATATCGCCGTACTTGGTGTAACCGCTGGAATAGCTGGCCGAAAACAGCATGATCAATCCGTAAGCCAGCGTCACGGCCAATGTACCTACAAAGCCCCAGGAAACCGGGCCGCGTTCTGCCTTTGGCAGGCGAATGACCCGCAGCATGCGGATAATGTTCCCCACCGAATGATCCAGAATCAGGGCCAGAAGGCTGAGAGATGTATTTTGCAAGGGGTATGCCCTCCTTTCGGGGCGTGCCGGGAAGACACCGCACCCAGGGGCGCGGTCAGACGAGGCAGATATACAGGATGCCCAGCGCCACACCGACGGCAGCGATGAGCGCAAAGAAACCGTCAATCTTCACTTCCCGCCAGCCACGCATCTCAAAGGCATGATGG encodes the following:
- a CDS encoding FtsW/RodA/SpoVE family cell cycle protein; its protein translation is MQNTSLSLLALILDHSVGNIIRMLRVIRLPKAERGPVSWGFVGTLAVTLAYGLIMLFSASYSSGYTKYGDIYHFIKPQAIVAVVGFAAMLFMSRINYRALRYLNETFYFVTLVLLIVALFMPSDSNGCYRWVYFPGGMSLQPSEMAKFAIILGTADALDKHKNQIKNPIYGIILPALPLIPVLILLRLEPHNSAMLLMCAIFATMLLCAGGGGVWLFAAGGVAAAGGLAFYNYLQSSGGYAAERLGGVWGLTPTDTTNMLWQTRQSVYAICTGGLFGVGIGNSVQKHQWLPYAENDFIFSVVCEELGFVGALALILLFAAIIVQGILIALNAPDFFGALLGIGITSQVAWQVFCHIGVATALLPNTGISLPFFSSGGTSLLLLLGEMGVLLSISRAGNARMEARQKQHQAEIDRKLGRAPRRPVYRRQST